TGCTGGCCGGGGTCAGCGCCTGGCAGCTGCTGAAGGGCAAGCTGCAGCCGCAGACCCGGCCGGTGCTGCGCGTCGGCCTGACCCTGGGCGCGCTGCTGATCCCGCTGCAGATCTTCGTCGGTGACCTGCATGGCCTGAACACCCTGAAGCATCAGCCGGCCAAGATCGCGGCGATGGAGGGGGTCTGGCAGACCGAGCAGGGCGCGCCGCTGCTGCTGTTCGCCTGGCCCAACGAGAAGACGCGCAGCAACGACTACGCGATCGGCGTGCCCAAGGGTGCCAGCCTGATCCTGACGCATGAGCTGGATGGCGAGATCCGCGGCCTGGACGAGTTCAAGGGCGAGCACCCGCCGGTGGCGCCGCTGTTCTTCGGCTTTCGCATCATGGTGGGCGTGGGCATGCTGATGCTGGGGTTCAGCTGGCTGGGCCTGTGGCTGTTCCGCCGTTCCGGCTGGAACGGGCTGCCGCGGCCGCTGCTGTGGGGCCTGGCGCTGATGAGCTTCTCCGGCTGGACGGCCACGGTGGCCGGCTGGTATGTGACCGAGATCGGCCGCCAGCCCTTCGTCGTCTACGGCCTGCTGCGCACCGCCGACGTGGCCTCGACGACGCCCGCGCCGATGATCGCGCTGACCTTCGCCGGCTATGTGATCGTCTACTCCTCGCTGCTGATCGCCTATGTCGCGGTGATCAAGCGCATGGCCGAGAAACCGGCCGACAGCCTGCGGCCGCCGGGCGGCAGCCCACTCACCGCGACCCAAGGAGCCACGACATGAGCCCCGACTACTGGATGCCCCTGGTCTTCCTGGGCCTGATGGGCCTGGCGATGCTGATCTATGTGGTGCTGGACGGTTTCGACCTGGGCGTCGGCATGTTGATGGTCGGCGCCAGCGATGCGCACAAGGACCGCATGGTGGCCTCGATCGGCCCCTTCTGGGACGCCAACGAGACCTGGCTGGTGCTGGGCGTCGGCGTGCTGCTGATCGCCTTCCCGAAGGCGCATGGCCTGATCCTCAATGCGATGTACCTGCCGGTGGCCGTCATGCTGCTGGGCCTGATCCTGCGCGGCGTGGCCTTCGACTTCCGCGTCAAGGCCGATGCGCAGTGGAAACCGCTGTGGAACCGCGCCTTCATGGGCGGCTCGCTGCTGGCGGCGCTGGCCCAGGGCTGGATGCTGGGGCGCTACATCACCGGCTTCGAGTCCGGCTGGGCCTTCACCCTGTTCTCCGCCGCGATTGCGCTGGCGCTGGCCGCCGCCTATGCGCTGCTGGGCGCCGGCTGGCTCTTGATGAAGGCCGAGGGTGAACTGCAGCGCCTGGCGCTGGTGCGCGCCAAGAAGGTCTGGCCGGCGGTGGTGCTGGGCCTGGCGCTGATCTCGCTGGCCACGCCCTGGCTCAGCCCGACGGTGCGCGAGCGCTGGTTCCAGATGCCGGCCCTGATCGCGCTGCTGCCGATCCCGCTGATGACGGGCCTGGCCCTGCTGGTGCTGCGCGCC
This genomic stretch from Roseateles sp. DAIF2 harbors:
- a CDS encoding cytochrome ubiquinol oxidase subunit I, which gives rise to MDAILLARMQFAANITFHILFPTISIAMGWVLLFFRWRWLKSGAESWLLAYRFWTKVFALTFALGVVSGITMSFQFGTNWPGFMERAGNIAGPLLGYEVLTAFFLEAGFLGVMLFGHGRVSERVHLWATFLVAFGTTLSAFWILSLNSWMQTPQGHEIINGEFHALSWAAVIFNPSFPYRLAHKLLASGLTVAFLLAGVSAWQLLKGKLQPQTRPVLRVGLTLGALLIPLQIFVGDLHGLNTLKHQPAKIAAMEGVWQTEQGAPLLLFAWPNEKTRSNDYAIGVPKGASLILTHELDGEIRGLDEFKGEHPPVAPLFFGFRIMVGVGMLMLGFSWLGLWLFRRSGWNGLPRPLLWGLALMSFSGWTATVAGWYVTEIGRQPFVVYGLLRTADVASTTPAPMIALTFAGYVIVYSSLLIAYVAVIKRMAEKPADSLRPPGGSPLTATQGATT
- a CDS encoding cytochrome d ubiquinol oxidase subunit II; translated protein: MSPDYWMPLVFLGLMGLAMLIYVVLDGFDLGVGMLMVGASDAHKDRMVASIGPFWDANETWLVLGVGVLLIAFPKAHGLILNAMYLPVAVMLLGLILRGVAFDFRVKADAQWKPLWNRAFMGGSLLAALAQGWMLGRYITGFESGWAFTLFSAAIALALAAAYALLGAGWLLMKAEGELQRLALVRAKKVWPAVVLGLALISLATPWLSPTVRERWFQMPALIALLPIPLMTGLALLVLRAQLNSSRVLGKLCWLPFVLTVAVMVLGFFGLAYSLYPYVMIDRMTVWQAAAAPKSLAFILVGCAITVPVILAYTVFAYRVFWGKAAELHYG